Proteins found in one Crassostrea angulata isolate pt1a10 chromosome 3, ASM2561291v2, whole genome shotgun sequence genomic segment:
- the LOC128175298 gene encoding C-type lectin domain family 3 member A-like, translating into MFHANIHVYNTMKYLWIFAVAPMLVLSTDCPGGWTGYQNKCYFFSHTMETWSSASVVCQSFKSMLAEPRTTAEIGFLSGELQHFGIADIWVGITDIITESKWVYDSSLTPIEVNNWGPREPNGHSVENCVIMSGYFHGKFADVECHSPRKFICERAARIDGELIG; encoded by the exons ATGTTTCAcgccaatatacatgtatacaatacaatgaaatatttgtgGATCTTTGCTGTAGCACCTATGCTAGTGCTTTCTACAG ACTGCCCAGGAGGATGGACAGGTTATCAAAATAAATGCTACTTCTTTTCTCATACAATGGAAACATGGAGTAGTGCTTCG GTTGTTTGCCAGTCTTTCAAATCAATGCTTGCTGAACCTAGAACTACTGCAGAAATAGGTTTTTTATCTGGAGAACTTCAGCATTTTG GTATCGCCGACATTTGGGTTGGTATTACAGATATTATAACTGAGAGTAAGTGGGTGTATGATTCGTCTCTGACACCAATCGAAGTAAACAACTGGGGACCAAGAGAACCAAACGGACATAGCGTTGAAAACTGCGTCATTATGTCTGGATATTTTCATGGAAAGTTTGCCGATGTCGAATGTCACTCACCACGGAAGTTTATCTGTGAGAGAGCAGCTCG aatcgATGGAGAACTTATTGGATAG
- the LOC128176939 gene encoding uncharacterized protein LOC128176939 translates to MSTVKEMLELLEVGTKMGMKDEDLQQFVKDEQARMRDEREKHRVERQEERDRDFKLQMEKERAAREHDEREHARLIEEKRHQQKLEELELDHKLQLERSHMKPSVVTKEEKETSQVIKGPKLPPFEDSKDNIDAYIQRFEIYATTQKWNKDTWGTHLSALLKGKALDVFARLSPETALDFNELKNALLKRFDMTEDGFRKKFRFSKPDGSETFMQFSTRLDSYLERWIQLSKTNKTFDDLKDLFLREQFLLCCSKELALFLKERIPTSIQDMARYADQFAEARTVTSSSLTQKPLFDRRQQSDRQPPYKDSVQQNQSGNAVKCYECGRQGHKAFNCNFRKSPNNRPFNSSEKQETTPKHTYPSDFQRGSYNNGNHGYPGRGRGRQGAASVVEKHGNLPCVGDSVAFCETEMPVVKGCVGNKLVTVLRDTGCSGAVIRRELVNDDQLTGTSQRCKLADGRIIDSDVARIDVDTPYFTGSVDAWCFDSPSYDLILGNIRGVRKPHEPNPAWIHSVENIAAVETRAQLKKKQSPYKPLKVPEAIRDVSPEDILQEQRNDETLKKLWSLAESGQLKHFSDGGFSKMCERKQMLFREFCSPKVSSGKLFRQLIVPRKYRTIVMKIAHETLMGGHLGSKKTTDRVVSEFYWPGIQSDIRRFCRSCDVCQRTIPKGKVPAVPLGQMPLITEAFQRVAVDLIGPLQPVTDKGNRYILTLVDYATRYPEAIPLPGIETERVAEALVDIFSRLGVPIEMLTDQGSQFTSDVMKEVSRLLSFKRITTTPYHPMCNGLVEKFNGTLKQMLKRMCAERPRDWDKYINPLLFAYREVPQESLGFSPFDLLYGRTVRGPITILKELWTKEIPDEDVKTTYQYVLDLRTRLEETCDIARQNLEKASKRQRKYYNRKTQGRQMKEGDTVLVLLPTKSNKLLMQWKGPYSVIQKIGHMDYKIDMGGKLKTFHANLLKKYVERDTLNCGVLSTCAVSLIDFSDLDDDEQQDSILMPPVTQTETAKDIKFADRLTPDQLETAKSLCDSFSDVFTDIPGMTNLVEHKIVVTSSEPVRVKPYPIPFSTEKTITEEVQKMLQLNVIEPSSSPYSAPVVIARKKDGTNRFCIDYRRLNCATVFDAEPMPSPESIFSKMTGKKFVSKIDLSKGYWQVPMADESKPLTAFSTPSGLYQFRTMPFGLVNAPATFSRMMRKLLQGMNGVENFIDDVIVFTDTFEEHLHILKTVFERLRDAGLAARPTKCFIVVLLFCLECLTIFVDLVQKIERLLENEVLTDTDSTCSDNSENTEDCWESTFASELNFNLEI, encoded by the exons ATGTCTACTGTCAAGGAGATGCTGGAGCTACTTGAAGTGGGGACCAAGATGGGGATGAAGGATGAAGACCTTCAACAATTCGTGAAGGACGAACAGGCCAGAATGCGGGACGAACGTGAGAAACATAGAGTCGAGAGACAGGAGGAGAGAGACCGCGACTTCAAACTACAGATGGAGAAAGAGCGCGCCGCAAGAGAACATGATGAGCGAGAGCACGCCCGATTGATAGAAGAAAAGAGACATCAGCAAAAACTAGAAGAACTGGAACTTGATCACAAACTGCAACTCGAGAGATCTCACATGAAGCCGAGTGTTGTGACTAAAGAGGAGAAAGAAACTTCTCAAGTGATAAAAGGACCAAAACTTCCTCCGTTTGAGGATTCGAAAGACAACATTGACGCGTACATTCAAAGATTTGAGATATACGCAACAACGCAGAAATGGAATAAAGACACGTGGGGGACTCATCTTAGCGCATTACTCAAAGGAAAGGCACTGGATGTGTTCGCAAGACTCTCACCCGAAACAGCACTTGATTTCAACGAGTTGAAGAACGCCCTGTTGAAACGATTTGACATGACGGAGGACGGTTTCCGCAAGAAGTTCCGATTTTCAAAACCAGACGGAAGTGaaacttttatgcaattttcTACCAGACTGGACAGTTACCTTGAGCGGTGGATTCAGCTGTCTAAGACTAACAAGACATTCGATGATCTGAAGGACTTGTTCTTACGTGAACAGTTTTTATTGTGTTGCTCGAAAGAACTTGCCTTATTCCTAAAGGAGAGGATTCCTACTTCGATCCAAGACATGGCGCGATACGCGGACCAGTTTGCTGAGGCCAGAACAGTGACATCTTCTTCACTTACGCAAAAACCGCTCTTTGACAGACGACAGCAGTCCGATAGACAACCGCCGTACAAAGATTCCGTGCAACAAAACCAATCTGGAAATGCAGTGAAGTGTTATGAGTGCGGACGACAAGGACATAAAGCCTTTAACTGCAACTTCCGCAAAAGTCCGAATAACAGGCCGTTTAATTCGAGCGAGAAACAAGAAACAACACCGAAACATACTTACCCTAGTGATTTTCAACGTGGGTCGTACAATAATGGGAACCATGGATATCCAGGACGCGGTAGAGGTCGCCAAGGAGCCGCGAGTGTCGTCGAGAAACATGGAAACTTACCGTGTGTTGGTGATTCGGTTGCTTTCTGTGAAACGGAAATGCCAGTTGTGAAGGGATGTGTTGGCAATAAACTAGTGACCGTGCTAAGAGACACAGGTTGTAGTGGTGCCGTTATTCGTAGAGAACTGGTAAACGATGATCAACTAACAGGGACATCTCAACGATGCAAGTTAGCAGACGGTCGTATTATTGATTCAGATGTGGCTAGAATTGATGTCGATACTCCTTACTTTACCGGAAGTGTTGATGCTTGGTGCTTTGATTCGCCTTCGTACGATCTTATTCTTGGTAATATTCGTGGAGTAAGGAAACCACATGAACCAAATCCAGCCTGGATTCATTCCGTTGAAAACATAGCAGCTGTTGAAACGCGTGCGCAACTGAAAAAGAAACAGTCTCCATACAAACCATTGAAAGTACCGGAAGCAATACGGGATGTATCGCCGGAGGATATCTTACAAGAACAACGAAACGACGAGACACTGAAAAAGTTATGGAGCTTAGCTGAGAGTGGACAGCTTAAACATTTCAGTGACGGCggattttcaaaaatgtgtgaACGGAAGCAAATGTTGTTCAGAGAATTTTGCAGTCCCAAAGTGTCCAGTGGAAAACTTTTCCGACAGTTAATCGTTCCCCGGAAATACAGAACTATCGTTATGAAGATAGCACATGAAACGCTGATGGGTGGTCATCTGGGATCAAAGAAAACAACCGACAGAGTAGTGTCCGAATTTTACTGGCCAGGAATTCAGTCAGACATTAGACGGTTTTGCAGATCATGTGACGTGTGTCAGCGGACTATTCCAAAAGGAAAAGTACCTGCAGTACCGTTAGGACAAATGCCGCTAATTACAGAAGCGTTTCAACGAGTAGCAGTTGATCTTATAGGCCCTCTCCAACCAGTTACCGACAAAGGGAATCGTTACATTCTGACGCTTGTCGATTACGCAACCCGTTATCCCGAGGCTATTCCACTTCCTGGAATTGAGACAGAGCGAGTAGCGGAGGCACTGGTAGACATCTTTAGTAGATTAGGAGTTCCGATCGAGATGCTAACAGATCAAGGATCGCAATTCACATCGGACGTAATGAAAGAAGTGAGCCGTCTGTTGTCATTTAAACGGATTACTACTACTCCGTATCACCCCATGTGTAATGGACTCGTCGAGAAGTTCAATGGTACGTTGAAACAGATGCTAAAGAGGATGTGTGCTGAGCGACCAAGAGACTGGGATAAGTACATCAACCCATTACTCTTTGCATACCGTGAAGTACCACAGGAGAGCCTTGGTTTTTCGCCGTTTGATCTTCTCTATGGACGTACTGTTCGTGGTCCGATAACAATTCTTAAAGAACTTTGGACAAAGGAAATTCCTGACGAGGACGTTAAGACAACGTATCAATACGTACTTGACTTACGCACACGATTGGAAGAAACATGTGACATAGCTCGCCAAAACTTGGAGAAAGCTTCAAAACGTCAGCGCAAGTACTACAACAGGAAAACGCAAGGTCGTCAGATGAAAGAGGGAGACACAGTACTGGTTCTTCTACCGACAAAGTCAAACAAACTCCTCATGCAATGGAAGGGACCATATAGTGTAATACAGAAGATAGGACATATGGACTACAAGATCGATATGGGAGGCAAGCTGAAAACTTTCCACGCAAATCTTCTTAAGAAGTATGTTGAACGAGATACATTGAACTGTGGTGTTTTGTCAACATGTGCAGTTTCACTCATAGACTTTAGTGACCTAGATGATGATGAACAACAGGACTCTATTCTTATGCCACCTGTTACTCAAACCGAAACAGCAAAGGACATAAAGTTTGCAGACAGACTAACACCAGATCAGTTGGAAACTGCTAAATCACTGTGTGATTCGTTCTCAGATGTATTTACGGATATACCTGGAATGACGAACTTAGTGGAGCATAAGATTGTTGTGACATCGTCTGAACCTGTGCGTGTGAAACCATATCCAATTCCGTTCAGTACAGAGAAAACAATTACAGAAGAAGTTCAGAAAATGCTACAGTTGAATGTGATTGAGCCATCATCTTCCCCTTATTCAGCTCCAGTTGTCATAGCTCGGAAGAAAGATGGAACGAATCGATTTTGCATTGATTATAGACGACTGAACTGTGCTACGGTATTTGATGCAGAACCAATGCCCAGTCCAGAAAGCATATTTTCCAAAATGACCGGAAAGAAGTTTGTGTCAAAGATAGACTTAAGCAAAGGATACTGGCAAGTACCGATGGCTGACGAGAGTAAGCCGCTTACAGCCTTTTCCACACCATCCGGATTGTACCAATTCAGGACAATGCCGTTTGGTCTTGTAAACGCGCCGGCAACATTTAGTCGTATGATGAGAAAACTACTTCAAGGTATGAACGGCGTAGAAAACTTTATCGATGATGTCATTGTTTTTACAGATACCTTTGAAGAACATCTACACATACTGAAGACTGTGTTCGAACGACTCAGAGATGCGGGACTTGCGGCCAGACCGACAAAATGTTTCATTGTTGTTCTGTTATTTTGTTTGGAATGCCTCACAATATTTGTAGATTTAGTTCAAAAAATAG AGAGACTTTTAGAGAATGAAGTTCTAACTGACACGGACAGTACTTGTAGTGATAATTCAGAAAATACAGAGGACTGTTGGGAAAGCACATTTGCCTCAGAATTGAACTTTAACCTTGAAATCTGA